The genome window TTTATGATCCTGAAGGGCAAATTTTAGTCACCGATCCTGAAAAACAAAAATCAAACCATGTACAAGATATTTTATATGGCTCTTCAGGCATGGTTTATAAAGACAATAAGAAGCTAGATTCTTGTTCTTCTTATTTGGAGTTCGATCTTGAAGATGGAACAACGCGACAATACAAACTTCATGGTACCAATTTCAGAACATCTCATATGAACCGTTTTCATGTAAATATTGAGAGAGACTTAAAGCCCGTTAAAGTTAAAATTTTTAT of Providencia rettgeri contains these proteins:
- the stcE_2 gene encoding Metalloprotease stcE precursor; amino-acid sequence: MVSHGLNLISMGYTKKPIKQDVPVITVLGFYDPEGQILVTDPEKQKSNHVQDILYGSSGMVYKDNKKLDSCSSYLEFDLEDGTTRQYKLHGTNFRTSHMNRFHVNIERDLKPVKVKIFIKGELKESKDIEIRELKLPTTINGLTI